GGAGGGTGAAGGCGGCGACACGGGCCTGATTGGCGTCATCGGCGTAGTAGGAGCTCAAATGCCGGGCTCCGATTTCGACACCCAGACCCCAAGGCAGGTCGTGCTCGATCCGCCCGGCGATCTGGGCGGGCGGGATCCCGGCCGCGTCGTTGCCGCCGAAGTCGTTCTCGGCCTCCTGCCCCGGCAGGATCGTCCGGTAGCGAAGGTATTCGTTTCGCGAGAGCGCTGCGGAGGCCGACAGGCGAATCCCCCACCGCGTGTCGAGAGAGGAACCAATCTCGCCCCCCACGCGGCGCGATCGGCCGGCGGTGAAGTAGTAGCTCCCTCCATCGTACGGGATGATGTCGTTGTAGATCTCGATCCGGTAGAGGCAGAGGTCATACTGAAATCCTGGGCCCGCGCCCGAAGTTGATCTCGCGCCACCGAGACCTGTCCGGCCCTTCGCGCCGATCTCGTGGGTGTAGCTGTATGCCGGTTCGAGGAACGGATTCAGACCGCGGACAGCCTGAAGCTCGGGCGGAGGATCGACCTCATTGAAGGCCGGGGCCTCGATTCCGCCCGAGAGAGTGGCATAGAGGGCGTGACCGGGCCTGTGCCTCCAGGACAGGGCGAGACGCGGACTCGCCCGCTTGAGCGTCTTCGTCTCATCGAGCGAGGAGTCCTGATGGTCCTCAAAGATGTATTTCACGAGATCGTACCGGATGCCGGCCGTCGCCGAGATGCGCGCCCTCTCAAGTGCGGCTTCCGCGTAGGCGCCGACCTGATTGATCCCCTCCCTCGTGTCGGCCTTGAGCTCAGATCCACGGGTCCCGTTCGGCCCGAGGGTGTAGAAGAGGATCGATCCGTCCTGAAAGGCCTCGTCCAGGCCGCAGCTCAGTCTCCCGCGAACGTCCGATCCGACGGAGAACCCGCCGCTGTACAGGAGGCTTCCTCCGGCGTGGACGCGCTTGAAGTCCCGGTAGCGCCCCCTCTCGGCGCGCTCGAGATACTTCGGCTCCAGATAGAGGCCCGCGAGGAAGTGCTGGCTGTTTCCGATCCCCTGCTGCCAGCGCGCGGCGATCCTCCCGATCCTGTTGTCTCTGCGGTTGTGGTCCCTCACGAAGTTGGAATCGGCCTGGCGCTGATCCAGGAGAAGCTCCGAGCGGGTGAGGGCGCCCGGCATCTCGAATCTATTCCGCACTCCTCGCACGAAGAGGCCCAGGGAACCGCGCGGCGATGTCTCGACCAGGACCGAGGCCTCCACGGAGGTGGCGTCGCCCGCGCTGTGACTCCGCCATCCGTCGTAGGCCGTCCGCGAGGCGCCGAGCCTGACGCGGGCCTTCCCCGCGAACCTCCCCGCTCTCCCCTCGCCGCGCCGGAACCCGAAGGAGCCGAGCGTGAGGCGCCCCTCCTCGAACGGCCGCGAGAAGGGAGATTCGCTGACGAGGTTGATCACCCCCCCCGACGCGGAGCCGAAAAGCGCCGATGCGTTGGAGCGGATGACATCGATCTGCTGAATGCCGCCGAGATCGGCCAGATCGAGGCTCGTTCTCCCGTCCGGCTCGGTGAGGGGAAACCCGTCGAGCAGAACGCGGATCCCGCGCGTCGTTCCCGCGTTCGACCTCTCCCCCGCCCCGCGCGCGCCGAATCCCCGCAGGATGATCCGCACATCGCTGCCCCCCGCGCGGCTCTGAGCCAGAACCCCCGGGACCAGGGCGAGGCCCTCATCGAGGCCGACGCCGCGGGTCGCCTGAAGCGCGCGCCTCTCGACTCTCGTCGTCGCCATGGGAACGCGAAGGGGATCGAGCGGCAGGCGTTCCCCTTCGACGTCGATCGTGTCGCTCAGGGAATAGACGCGCGGCTCGACGCGGGCGCCGGCGCCATCACTCTCGCCGTCGTCGAGTCCCGCGGTCGCCCGGCCGCCGGCGGGGCCTGGCTGGGTCGCGAGGAGCAGCAGCGTCGCAGCCAAGACAAACGGAGTGGCGCGCCGTTCGTGATGAACCCTTACCTCCCGCTCCCGAGGAAGGTGTCGCGCGCCCAGTGCTCGAGCTGCAGCAGCATGACAAGCTGGTCGATGTTGGCGCGACCGCGGCCCGCGTTCTCGATCAGGCCGCGGACGCGCACTCCATCCAGGACGGACGGGATCCAGGCCGCGGGGCCGAGGAGCCATTCGGACGCCTTCTGCCTCCCTTCCCCCAAGAGCCAGGAGCGAACGGGATCGCCGAGATCCCGCTTGGGCCGAGAGAAGACCGCCGCGGGAAGCCACGCGGAGAGCGCTTCGCGGTGCAGCCTCTTCCCCTTGCCTCCCTCCAGCCGATAGCTCGCCGGCAGTCTCTCGAGCCACGAGACGACTTCCGGATCGGCATACGGAAAGCGCAGCAGGAGCCGGTTCTGGGCGGCGAGCCGCTCCGCCGGCATGAGGACCGCCTCGGGAAGATGGGTTCGCGCCCGGATGTGAAGCGCCTGGGCCACGGGATCGCGGCCCGCGACGCCGTCGCGCCAGCGATCGAGGAGCTTCGGCACGAGATCCCGGTCGCCCATGTGGCCCGCGCGCAGAAGCAGGTC
The window above is part of the Candidatus Eisenbacteria bacterium genome. Proteins encoded here:
- a CDS encoding TonB-dependent receptor, with protein sequence MAATLLLLATQPGPAGGRATAGLDDGESDGAGARVEPRVYSLSDTIDVEGERLPLDPLRVPMATTRVERRALQATRGVGLDEGLALVPGVLAQSRAGGSDVRIILRGFGARGAGERSNAGTTRGIRVLLDGFPLTEPDGRTSLDLADLGGIQQIDVIRSNASALFGSASGGVINLVSESPFSRPFEEGRLTLGSFGFRRGEGRAGRFAGKARVRLGASRTAYDGWRSHSAGDATSVEASVLVETSPRGSLGLFVRGVRNRFEMPGALTRSELLLDQRQADSNFVRDHNRRDNRIGRIAARWQQGIGNSQHFLAGLYLEPKYLERAERGRYRDFKRVHAGGSLLYSGGFSVGSDVRGRLSCGLDEAFQDGSILFYTLGPNGTRGSELKADTREGINQVGAYAEAALERARISATAGIRYDLVKYIFEDHQDSSLDETKTLKRASPRLALSWRHRPGHALYATLSGGIEAPAFNEVDPPPELQAVRGLNPFLEPAYSYTHEIGAKGRTGLGGARSTSGAGPGFQYDLCLYRIEIYNDIIPYDGGSYYFTAGRSRRVGGEIGSSLDTRWGIRLSASAALSRNEYLRYRTILPGQEAENDFGGNDAAGIPPAQIAGRIEHDLPWGLGVEIGARHLSSYYADDANQARVAAFTLLDATARGRLRLGAISADLFVSLRNLTDQRHTASVFINGVNGRYYEPGAERNVLAGFSLGRPVAD